A genome region from Bufo gargarizans isolate SCDJY-AF-19 chromosome 2, ASM1485885v1, whole genome shotgun sequence includes the following:
- the LOC122927575 gene encoding uncharacterized protein LOC122927575 → MQEEVYHTVDEVHSSESSGEEEEAGRAPATVKAYARVKRIFLLWCASHQVPSQDPPVSAILQFMQDGLDKGLSPSTLKVQISALSAAFGRSLHQDPLIKRFLKGAVRLKPSISRPIPQWDLSVVLKGLSGPPFEPLEEVDFKFLSWKVTFLLAVTSAKRISELQAFSAYEPYTLFLPDRVLLRFLPTFLPKVPSVHNINQVVSLPVLCSSSSSAEETSLHTLDVARCLRIYIERSREFRRSENLLILFFGRNKGKKASKPTLSRWIREAIRESFASQNRPPPAFVTAHSTRAVSTSWAERSLIPLEQICSAASWSSHSTFVSHYRLNLRGSEDTAFGRSVLNSIQH, encoded by the exons ATGCAGGAGGAAGTCTACCATACCGTGGACGAAGTCCATTCCTCTGAGTCTAGCGGGGAGGAAGAAGAGGCTGGAAG AGCTCCTGCGACTGTCAAGGCCTACGCCAGGGTAAAGCGCATTTTTCTTCTATGGTGTGCATCTCATCAAGTACCATCTCAGGATCCTCCAGTATCAGCTATTCTTCAGTTCATGCAGGATGGACTAGATAAGGGCCTCAGCCCTTCTACACTCAAGGTACAGATCTCTGCTCTGTCAGCCGCCTTTGGCAGATCTTTACATCAAGACCCTCTGATTAAgaggttccttaaaggagccgTACGTCTTAAGCCTAGCATTTCAAGACCTATACCGCAGTGggatctctcagtggtgcttaaagggttgagtggtcctccctttgaacccttggaagaAGTGGACTTTAAGTTTTTATCCTGGAAGGTAACCTTTTTGTTGGCCGTAACTTCGGCCAAACGCATTTCAGAGCTTCAGGCTTTTTCGGCATATGAGCCATACACTTTATTTTTACCGGACAGAGTCCTTTTACGTTTTTTACCCACCTTTTTGCCTAAGGTGCCCTCTGTGCACAACATTAATCAAGTTGTGTCTTTGCCTGTGTTatgttcctcttcttcctctgcagAAGAAACTTCCCTCCATACTCTGGATGTGGCCAGATGTTTGAGAATCTACATTGAGAGATCCCGGGAGTTCAGAAGGTcagagaatcttcttatcctgttcttTGGCAGGAATAAAGGGAAGAAGGCCTCTAAGCCTACTCTAAGTAGATGGATCAGAGAGGCCATCAGAGAATCTTTCGCTTCCCAGAATAGACCTCCTCCTGCCTTTGTCACTGCTCACTCCACCCGAGCAGTCTCTACTAGTTGGGCCGAAAGGTCTCTTATTCCTCTGGAACAGATCTGTtccgcggcctcctggagctcacaTTCTACCTTTGtgagccattatagactcaacctCAGGGGATCAGAAGACACTGCCTTTGGGCGGTCTGTTTTGAATTCCATTCAGCATTGA